The sequence below is a genomic window from Dyadobacter chenwenxiniae.
CGAAAAATTCCCAGGCGCGTTCCTGCAAAACAGCTTCTATAAATGCATCTTTGGTCAAGCCAACTTTTAAAATGGGCAGCCCCGCTCGCTGACGCACAACATTGATATACTCATAGGCAGCAGCCGTAGCTCCATTCTGGCGCGCTTCCGCTTCGGCGGCGATGAGATAAACATCGGGCATGCGCAGGATTGGAATGTTTGGAATTAAACCAATTGTCGAAACCGGATCCTGGTATTTTTTGATCAAAACACCTTCCGTGGTGATGGGTGTAATGCTTTTTTGCGGAACCACTTTTCCAGCTTTGTCCATGTAGTTTGTGTCCAGAAGCGTCCTGCGCTTATCTTTCGGATCAAACGAGTTGAAAAACGACTGGTAGGCAAACATGGAACCGAACGAAGTCCGCGCATATTCCGGCCCTGCGCTTCCCGGAGGACCGCAAAGGCCGACCAATTGATGGCTCAAACCTGGCGTAACCGGATCCACCTCATAGGCGAAAATGTTTTCCAGGCGCGCTGCATCTTCATTATCATAGCGATACACATCCCAGACATTTGGCAAAAGCGCATGCTTATTGGAAGCAATTACCAGCTTCGCTTTGGCCAATGCAGTTGCCCAATCTTCATTATAGAGCGCAGCTTTGGCGTAAAGTGAGAGGGCAGCCTCATGGGAAGCGCGGCCTTTTGCAACGGCCGGAAAGGAGGGGAGTCCGGCCGATGTGGCCTGATCGAGGTCCAGGTAAATTTGTTTGTAAACGTCTGCTTTTGGGCTCTTTGCGGTCAATGCTTCTTCCTCGGTGTAGCTTGGTGTGATCTTTACGGGAACATCACCGAAATTTTTGGTCAAAAGCCAATGGTAAAAAGCGCGTAAAAAGTACGCTTCGCCCATAATCTGCTTTTTACGCGGTTCATCCATTGTGGCACCAGGCACTTTGGCAATCACCCAGTTGGCCTTTTCAATGCCGCTGTAACACGACTGCCAGATCTGCTGCGGCGATTCGTTTACTCGGCTATTGCTTTTTTGGGTCGTGTAATTGACATCATAGGTGAACATGGTCAATGTGTTACGGCCCACAACGCCGCGCGGGTAAGTCTGGTCGTCGCTAAAATCGGCCACCAATGTCAGCGCTGGGGCGCCGCCGAGGCCGCCCAATGCGCCGTAAACAGCAACCAAGCCTTTTTCTGCATCGGCTGCGGTTTTGTAAAAATCTTCGGTATAAATGGACGAGTAAATCGTTTCGTTCAGCTCGCAGGAAGGCAGCAGCAGGGAAGCCCCGAGTATGCTCAGCATTGCGCTTATTTTTAATGTTTTTCTCATGTTTCGAAAAATAATGTCAGTGATGAGGATTTAGAATGTGACCTGCAAGCCGCCCAGGAATGATCTGGATTGCGGATAGACGAAGTTATCGACGCCAATGATCGTGTTGGAACCTGCGTAAGTGTTCACTTCGGGATCGTATCCGCTGTAATTGGTGATGGTGAACAAATTATTGGCACTCACATAAAGCCGGATGCCCTGCACGCCCTTGAATCGTGGCAATGTGTAACCCAGCGTCAGGTTTTTGCAACGCATATAAGAGCCGTCTTCAACCACATAGCTCGAAATAGGAAGCCTTCCGCCTTGCGCCGCGCTCACATATTGATTGTTCGGGTTTGTAGGCGACCAGCGGTTCACAACGCCTGCCAGCAAGTTGCGCTGGCCCAGCGGGTTCTCGAAAGAGAGGCGGCTTGCATTGTAAATGTCGTTGCCCTGCGATCCGGAAATGAACACGGCCAGATCAAAACCTTTGTAAGCCAGATTGGTTGAGAAACCGTAAATGAACTTCGGATTTGGATCGCCAACGATCATCTGATCAGCGGCGGTGATCTGGTTGTCGCCCGTAATGTCCTTCACCTTATGACCGCCCAAACGTCCGTCATAGCCGGGTAGGATGGCTTCGCCTGTTTGGTTTACCCCATCAAAAACATAAGTCTTGAACAAACCCAGCGGTTCTCCGACTTTCAGAATTGTGTAGGTTGTTACAAATCTCTCATTCGTTACGCCGCCATCCAGATCCAGGACTTTGTTCCGGTTGAATGTTGTATTGGCCGACACGTCCCATTTGAGTGGTCCATCCAGAATCCGCGCATTTAAGGCAAGTTCCAGTCCTTTGTTTTCAAGAGAGGCGTAATTGCCTGTAATTGACCCATAACCCGCGCTCAAAGGAAGGCTTTTTGTATAGAGCAGATCGTCTGTTTTTTTGTGATAGACATCTGCGATAAAGTTCACACGATTGTTTAACAAACTAACGTCAATGCCTAAATTGGTTTGCCTGGAACGTTCCCAACGCAAATCGGGGTTAGCAATTCCGGTGGGGTTTATCCCGGTCACGTAAGTGTGATTGATGAGATAATCACTGCCAGTAGATGCTGCCGTTGAAAGGGACTGATAGGGGTTGATGCCGCCAGCATTCCCGGTAATCCCGAAGCTTCCGCGGAGTTTAAGGTCCGACAACCAGCTCAATTCTTTAATAAATGGCTCCTCAATCAGTCTGTAAGCGGCGGAAATGGCTGGGAAAACGCCGTACTTATGATTAGCCCCGAATTTGCTGGAACCATCGACGCGGGTTGTCAGGTCGAGGAAAAATTTGTCTTTGAAACCGTAATTCACACGCGCCAGATACGAATCCAGACGCTGGCTGCTTCGGCCGCTGCTCACTGTGCGGGTTAATGCAAGTTGTAATGCTTCATTTTGCGTGGCATCATTGGGGAAGCCGGACGCATTCAGATTATTGGAATTCGATTGTTCAACCTGCGTCCCGAAAACGGCTGTCGCCTTGAATGTATGGTTTTTGCCAAGATTTGTATTGTACGTTAAAATGCTTTCGTGCAGCAAAGCAAGAAAATTGCCATTGCCTTTTGAGCCTGAGCCGGAATTGTCGTTTAGGTCACTTTTATTAACGATGGATCTGGGCGAATAAGCATTGAATAACTCACCGCGCTGATCCAGATTGAAAGATGCCCGATAAGTCAAACCTTTTACAAAATTGATCTCGGCATACAAGTTTGCAAGCGTTCTTTTAATGTCCCGGTTCAAGGTCATGGCCGCAAAATTCAGCGGATTGACAACCTCACGATACTGACCGCCAGCCTGTTCGCCAAAAGGAAAAATGGAGCCATCATCCCGATAAGGTTTCAGGGTAGGAGGCGCGCCAATCGCTGCACCGAGGACAGACGACAACACGGCGCCGCCGTCGCCAATATTCTCTCCGCCGGTTTGAATGCCGTCATTTATGGAATAACTCCCCAAAATGCTGGTTCCGATTTTCACTTTTTTGCTTAGCCTGTGATCCAGGTTGAGGCGATAGGAATAGCGCTTAAAAGACGAGCCGATGAATGTTCCCTGCTGATCGAAATAGTTGAGGGACAATGCGATCTGCGTTTTTTCATTTCCGCCATTGATTGAAAGCTGATGATTTTGGATCGGGGCTTTTCTGAAAATGTAATCTTGCCAATTGACGCCTTCGCCCAAAGATGCAGGGTCAGGATAGTAAGTGTTTTTGAACGCTTCATTTTCAAGCTGTGCAAATTCAGAAGCATTTAAAACATCCAGTTGCTTATTCACTTTTTGCGTGCCGTAGTAGCTATCGAATGTCACATTCGTTCTGCCGCTTTTGCCGCGCTTTGTAGTAATCAAAACAACGCCATTGGCAGCCCTGGCGCCGTAAATGGCAGAAGCAGAAGCGTCTTTGAGAACTTCAACCGACTCGATATCATTGGGGTTGATTGTAGAAAGCGGGCTTACATCCGTGATGCCGCCGCCGTTGGAAATCTGGATTCCATCGATCACATAAAGCGGCTCCGATGACCCGTTAATAGAGTTTGTTCCCCTGATCCGTACGCTGATATTTCCGCCGGGAGCTCCGGAATTCTGATTAATCTGCATTCCGGAAACTCTCGCCTGCAAGCCCTGGGCAATGTTTGCGACGGGCGTTTGCACAAGATCTTCGGCCTTTAC
It includes:
- a CDS encoding RagB/SusD family nutrient uptake outer membrane protein, which translates into the protein MRKTLKISAMLSILGASLLLPSCELNETIYSSIYTEDFYKTAADAEKGLVAVYGALGGLGGAPALTLVADFSDDQTYPRGVVGRNTLTMFTYDVNYTTQKSNSRVNESPQQIWQSCYSGIEKANWVIAKVPGATMDEPRKKQIMGEAYFLRAFYHWLLTKNFGDVPVKITPSYTEEEALTAKSPKADVYKQIYLDLDQATSAGLPSFPAVAKGRASHEAALSLYAKAALYNEDWATALAKAKLVIASNKHALLPNVWDVYRYDNEDAARLENIFAYEVDPVTPGLSHQLVGLCGPPGSAGPEYARTSFGSMFAYQSFFNSFDPKDKRRTLLDTNYMDKAGKVVPQKSITPITTEGVLIKKYQDPVSTIGLIPNIPILRMPDVYLIAAEAEARQNGATAAAYEYINVVRQRAGLPILKVGLTKDAFIEAVLQERAWEFFAEGDRWYDLTRTGKFLTVIPKAVNSVYPVRNVTAKNRYFPIPQDEINANAKIEQNPDWK
- a CDS encoding SusC/RagA family TonB-linked outer membrane protein, producing MKRRILKSILLMVLQLGLTHALLAQSGTVTGKVTDEKGEGIPGASVTVKGTQQGTLTTAEGTFSIEAAANATIVFSFVGYLAQEIAVNNQTNIDIALQTDTKALEEVVVVGYGTQRRVETTGSIASVKAEDLVQTPVANIAQGLQARVSGMQINQNSGAPGGNISVRIRGTNSINGSSEPLYVIDGIQISNGGGITDVSPLSTINPNDIESVEVLKDASASAIYGARAANGVVLITTKRGKSGRTNVTFDSYYGTQKVNKQLDVLNASEFAQLENEAFKNTYYPDPASLGEGVNWQDYIFRKAPIQNHQLSINGGNEKTQIALSLNYFDQQGTFIGSSFKRYSYRLNLDHRLSKKVKIGTSILGSYSINDGIQTGGENIGDGGAVLSSVLGAAIGAPPTLKPYRDDGSIFPFGEQAGGQYREVVNPLNFAAMTLNRDIKRTLANLYAEINFVKGLTYRASFNLDQRGELFNAYSPRSIVNKSDLNDNSGSGSKGNGNFLALLHESILTYNTNLGKNHTFKATAVFGTQVEQSNSNNLNASGFPNDATQNEALQLALTRTVSSGRSSQRLDSYLARVNYGFKDKFFLDLTTRVDGSSKFGANHKYGVFPAISAAYRLIEEPFIKELSWLSDLKLRGSFGITGNAGGINPYQSLSTAASTGSDYLINHTYVTGINPTGIANPDLRWERSRQTNLGIDVSLLNNRVNFIADVYHKKTDDLLYTKSLPLSAGYGSITGNYASLENKGLELALNARILDGPLKWDVSANTTFNRNKVLDLDGGVTNERFVTTYTILKVGEPLGLFKTYVFDGVNQTGEAILPGYDGRLGGHKVKDITGDNQITAADQMIVGDPNPKFIYGFSTNLAYKGFDLAVFISGSQGNDIYNASRLSFENPLGQRNLLAGVVNRWSPTNPNNQYVSAAQGGRLPISSYVVEDGSYMRCKNLTLGYTLPRFKGVQGIRLYVSANNLFTITNYSGYDPEVNTYAGSNTIIGVDNFVYPQSRSFLGGLQVTF